The following proteins are encoded in a genomic region of Opitutaceae bacterium:
- a CDS encoding glycosyltransferase — MIFSPELSVVIPVYNEELNLPTLFARLYPALDQMGRSYEVIFTNDGSADRSLELLREQYEKRPEVTRVVAFNGNYGQHMAIIAAFERVRGKIVITLDADLQNPPEEIPKLLAKIDEGHDYVGGYRLERQDSLFRTYASKLINFVREKTTSIEMTDQGCMLRAYSRGVVDAIVRSGAINTFIPALAYSFSSNPAEVGVKHEERHAGVSNYSFYKLIRLNFDLITAFTLAPLQLFTLFAMGCAAGSFILVLVLAGRRIALGPEEGGLFTLFGILFFLVSVAMVGIGLIGEYVGRTYQVVRGRARYHVAEVIERLKAP; from the coding sequence ATGATCTTTTCCCCTGAGCTCTCGGTCGTGATTCCCGTTTACAACGAGGAACTCAACCTCCCTACGCTGTTTGCACGGCTCTATCCCGCGCTCGACCAGATGGGCCGCAGCTACGAGGTGATCTTCACCAATGATGGCAGCGCCGACAGGTCCCTCGAGTTGCTTCGCGAGCAATATGAGAAGCGACCGGAGGTGACGCGGGTTGTTGCGTTCAACGGAAATTATGGGCAACACATGGCGATCATCGCCGCGTTCGAGCGAGTGCGCGGGAAGATTGTCATCACGCTCGACGCCGACCTCCAGAATCCGCCCGAGGAGATTCCCAAGCTTCTCGCAAAGATCGATGAGGGCCACGACTACGTGGGCGGTTATCGGCTTGAGCGGCAGGACAGCCTTTTCCGGACTTACGCCTCGAAGCTGATTAACTTCGTCAGGGAAAAGACCACCAGCATCGAGATGACCGACCAGGGCTGCATGCTCCGTGCCTATTCCAGGGGCGTGGTCGATGCGATCGTCCGCAGTGGCGCCATCAACACGTTCATCCCTGCGCTCGCCTACAGCTTTTCCTCGAACCCGGCCGAGGTGGGCGTCAAGCACGAGGAACGCCACGCAGGGGTTTCCAATTACTCCTTCTACAAGCTGATCCGACTCAATTTCGACCTGATCACGGCCTTCACGCTGGCGCCGCTCCAGTTGTTTACGCTGTTTGCCATGGGTTGCGCCGCCGGCAGCTTTATCCTGGTGCTTGTGTTGGCGGGCCGGCGCATCGCCTTAGGGCCGGAGGAGGGCGGCCTGTTCACGCTTTTTGGAATTCTCTTCTTTCTCGTGAGCGTTGCGATGGTGGGAATCGGACTGATCGGCGAGTATGTGGGCCGCACCTACCAGGTGGTCCGCGGCCGGGCGCGTTACCATGTCGCTGAGGTCATCGAGAGGCTGAAGGCTCCATGA
- a CDS encoding DegT/DnrJ/EryC1/StrS aminotransferase family protein yields the protein MTPFLPFTRPTIDEETIAGVADVLRSGWITSGPRVKEFEAALSEFVGGRPVRTFNSGTCTLEIGLRIAGIGAGHEVITTPLSWVATANVILEVGAKPVFVDVDPVTRNLDLEQVRAKVTRATRAIIPVDLSGLPVDRDQLYALAREFDLRVVEDAAQSLGSTWGGKRIGSIGDLVSFSFQANKNLTTSEGGCLVLNTEAEAKLAELYRLQGITRSGFDGMQCDLVGGKFNMTDIAARIGLGQLPHLDAITAKRHALARRYFEVLGPVASEFGLGLPLQDFDHTNWHLFAITLPEGRLRGARSDFMAALHKRGIGSGVHYPPIHLFNVYRALGWKEGDLPVAERIGRTIVTLPLFSAMTESDVDRVAAAVLDVCRELSTA from the coding sequence ATGACCCCTTTTCTCCCATTCACGCGTCCCACCATCGACGAGGAAACCATCGCCGGCGTGGCGGATGTGCTGCGCTCGGGTTGGATCACGTCCGGACCCAGGGTGAAGGAGTTCGAAGCCGCCTTGTCTGAATTTGTGGGCGGTCGTCCGGTGCGGACCTTTAATTCGGGCACCTGCACCCTGGAGATCGGACTGCGCATCGCGGGAATAGGTGCGGGTCACGAGGTGATCACGACGCCGCTTTCCTGGGTCGCCACGGCAAATGTCATCCTGGAGGTGGGGGCGAAGCCCGTCTTTGTGGATGTTGATCCAGTCACCAGAAATCTGGACCTTGAGCAGGTCAGGGCCAAGGTCACGCGGGCCACCCGAGCGATCATCCCTGTCGACCTTTCCGGACTGCCGGTTGACCGCGACCAGCTTTACGCTCTTGCACGCGAGTTTGATCTTCGAGTCGTGGAAGATGCCGCCCAGTCACTCGGGAGCACGTGGGGCGGCAAACGCATCGGCAGCATCGGTGATCTCGTCTCGTTCAGCTTCCAAGCGAACAAGAATCTCACGACGTCTGAAGGGGGGTGTCTCGTGCTCAACACGGAGGCGGAGGCGAAGCTCGCGGAGCTCTACCGCTTGCAGGGCATCACCCGGAGCGGGTTCGATGGCATGCAATGCGACTTGGTCGGCGGAAAGTTCAATATGACCGACATTGCGGCTCGAATCGGTCTGGGTCAGTTGCCCCACCTGGACGCCATCACGGCCAAGCGTCACGCTTTGGCAAGGCGGTATTTTGAGGTGTTGGGCCCGGTCGCCTCCGAGTTTGGACTGGGCCTGCCGCTTCAGGATTTCGATCACACCAATTGGCACCTGTTTGCGATCACCCTGCCGGAAGGCCGCCTGCGCGGGGCTCGCTCGGATTTCATGGCGGCACTGCATAAGCGCGGGATCGGCTCGGGCGTGCATTATCCGCCGATCCACCTGTTCAATGTCTATCGCGCCCTGGGCTGGAAGGAAGGGGACTTGCCGGTCGCGGAGCGCATCGGGCGCACGATTGTCACTCTGCCACTTTTCTCGGCGATGACTGAATCCGATGTCGACCGCGTTGCCGCGGCCGTGTTGGATGTATGCCGCGAGTTGTCCACCGCATGA
- a CDS encoding polysaccharide deacetylase family protein, producing the protein MSVRVALKVDVDTERGTREGVPALVAFLRERSLPACFLFSLGPDNTGKAIRRIFRPGFFGKVSRTSVVQVYGLRTLLNGTFLPAPHIGRRHAATLRSVRDAGFEVGIHCYDHFKWQDYVTTMGLEETRAEFLRARAEFRRIFGEDARTAGAPGWQTCADARAVYDEAALLYSSDSRGKHPFFPRINGQVGATLELPSTLPTFDELLGRPEYPEHSIPAYYASLLREDAPNVFTIHAELEGMAKHGLFVSVLDSMIAKGAKFVRMDDLANEYLRNREEIPVNDLVMAPIDGRSGVVATQRLSD; encoded by the coding sequence ATGTCAGTAAGAGTGGCTCTCAAGGTGGATGTCGACACCGAGCGCGGCACGCGCGAGGGGGTGCCTGCACTCGTCGCGTTTCTGAGGGAGCGCTCCCTTCCGGCATGCTTCCTGTTCTCGCTCGGTCCGGATAACACCGGGAAGGCCATCCGGAGGATCTTTCGTCCTGGTTTCTTCGGCAAAGTCAGCCGTACGAGCGTCGTGCAGGTCTACGGATTGCGAACGTTGCTGAATGGAACCTTTCTTCCCGCCCCACATATCGGACGCAGGCACGCGGCAACTCTCCGCTCCGTGCGGGACGCTGGCTTTGAAGTCGGCATCCATTGCTATGATCACTTCAAGTGGCAGGATTATGTGACCACCATGGGTCTTGAGGAAACGCGTGCGGAGTTCCTCCGGGCGCGCGCGGAGTTCCGGCGGATTTTTGGCGAAGACGCACGCACCGCCGGAGCACCCGGTTGGCAGACCTGTGCGGACGCCAGGGCGGTCTATGATGAGGCAGCGCTACTCTACTCCAGCGACTCACGTGGGAAACACCCGTTCTTTCCCAGGATCAACGGGCAGGTGGGCGCCACGCTAGAACTTCCGTCAACGTTGCCCACTTTCGACGAACTCCTGGGTCGTCCTGAGTATCCCGAACACTCGATACCTGCTTATTACGCCTCGTTGCTGCGTGAAGATGCACCCAATGTCTTTACAATCCATGCCGAGCTCGAGGGAATGGCGAAGCACGGATTGTTCGTGTCGGTTCTCGACTCGATGATCGCGAAGGGGGCGAAATTCGTCAGGATGGATGACCTTGCAAACGAGTACCTGAGGAATCGAGAAGAGATTCCAGTGAATGACCTCGTGATGGCCCCGATCGACGGACGATCCGGGGTGGTGGCGACACAACGCCTTTCGGATTAA
- a CDS encoding carbohydrate binding domain-containing protein: MSPRTLAALSGFASLCSLNAFAAGSLQSFRMPWNDSAATVTSLQGWQVTEAGASGWVTVNSEGHYLLNGQRIRFLGVNIGDASAFPTTDRADGHAARLAKFGFNAVRFHHLEAPWESSNVIIDYASGSSRNLSAARLDRLHYFVNALAKKGIYSNINLLVSREFKPADGLGSEITQLGWKDQHILGFFHDGALDLHKEHATKLLTAPNPYRAGKSLALDPAVAFVEINNETGMLQKWHEGVLDKLPAPYLAALQQKWNQWLQSRYNSEGALLTAWGSIDQPLGTDLVKNGNFNGNTTSWTLEQHSTAKATATADTGYNGGPAVTVAVTTKGTEGWHVQLVQSGFAVTADQVYTFTFSAKSSTSAPLSASVARAGGDYGALGPSVSVTLTNTWQEFSLPFLATSTEANARVVFNGFGAGLNSVQISNVSLKPGGKIGGLLAGESLSAGSISTVKKVPSQGAASGGQARDWIRFLIGRDKSYWEAMENHVKQTLGYKGIMWATIISNSPPNAQAGMDAIDSHSYWQHPVFPPGQDWSPEEWTVNNASMVNNPAGSTLAGVARQRVKGMPHNLTEYQHASPNTYGSEGPLLSAAYAALQDWDSLWMFAYTTTTAEFVTGFFDHGGHAGKMANNLLAAALFRRGDVAPAQKVDTLAFTPETEVEAARTKGAAWSVADGSHLGIPATLFAVNRIALAIGEAAQGPVSPPAAPSGNVLTSDTGELVWDLSTSNKGIVKVNTPRTKAVIGHVNGRTFTLGDVTIKPGDTRQDWCTIGLTMLGDGTFGDSSSGRALLVATGDQENTGQIWKSTSRTSVGTKWGSAPTLVEVIPATITLPYSAGQVKVWALDGTGARGNAVTVRDSGGKAEFDIGSSGATLWYELVIGSGDPAAPVITVNPSPQVTAAGATATFTVSYAGEPAPTFQWYKDNVAIPGATTATLALANVSSADIANYHVVITNSMGTATSLKARLLLAGSFNTTDSTLANLSTRSPVGKGDNVMIAGFTLEGGTRKLLVRATGPKLGSFGVPGTLADPYLEIVPLGTNTPLFTNNDWSSTLAPLFPVVGAFGWDGSPKESAVLEFMPNGSTTAIVKGMADQTGVALVEVYDTGEGAGRVLNLATRATVGEGANALFVGFMIKGEHPMKLLIRGVGPGLAALGVPGTVGDPVLTLYRMNGSERTFLARNDRWSQWPTAIAPVASTVTFALPAGSEDAAMVLWLEPGVYSAQIEAKQNSGIGMVEVYEVD, encoded by the coding sequence ATGTCCCCACGTACCCTTGCCGCCCTGAGCGGCTTCGCTTCGCTTTGTTCGTTGAACGCGTTCGCTGCCGGCTCGCTCCAAAGCTTTCGGATGCCCTGGAACGATTCCGCAGCCACCGTCACCAGCTTGCAGGGGTGGCAGGTCACTGAAGCTGGAGCAAGCGGCTGGGTCACCGTCAATAGCGAGGGCCATTACCTGCTCAACGGGCAACGGATCCGGTTTCTTGGTGTGAATATCGGTGATGCGAGCGCCTTCCCGACGACCGACAGGGCGGATGGCCACGCCGCTCGCCTCGCGAAGTTTGGTTTCAACGCCGTGCGCTTCCACCACCTCGAGGCTCCCTGGGAGTCATCGAATGTCATCATTGACTACGCGTCAGGTTCAAGCCGCAACCTTTCGGCTGCACGCCTGGACCGGCTGCATTACTTCGTGAACGCTCTCGCAAAGAAGGGCATCTATTCGAACATCAACCTCCTCGTGTCACGAGAGTTCAAGCCGGCGGATGGGCTTGGTAGCGAGATCACGCAGCTCGGCTGGAAGGATCAACACATCCTCGGCTTTTTCCACGACGGTGCGCTGGATCTCCACAAGGAGCATGCCACCAAGCTCCTGACCGCGCCCAACCCCTATCGCGCGGGCAAGTCCCTCGCCCTAGACCCGGCGGTTGCGTTCGTTGAGATCAACAACGAGACAGGCATGCTGCAAAAGTGGCACGAGGGCGTCCTCGACAAGCTTCCAGCCCCCTATCTTGCCGCTCTGCAACAAAAGTGGAACCAATGGCTCCAGTCACGCTACAACAGCGAAGGCGCACTGCTCACCGCCTGGGGTTCGATTGACCAACCGCTGGGAACAGACCTGGTCAAAAATGGAAACTTTAACGGCAATACGACCAGTTGGACACTTGAGCAGCATAGCACCGCAAAGGCCACCGCTACGGCGGACACGGGATACAATGGTGGTCCTGCAGTGACAGTCGCAGTCACCACAAAGGGCACGGAGGGGTGGCATGTTCAATTGGTGCAATCGGGCTTCGCGGTGACAGCGGACCAGGTCTACACTTTCACCTTCTCCGCCAAGTCATCCACGAGCGCGCCTTTGTCCGCATCGGTTGCCCGCGCCGGCGGCGATTACGGAGCGCTGGGACCTTCCGTCTCCGTGACACTCACAAACACGTGGCAGGAATTCTCACTGCCCTTCCTGGCGACTTCGACAGAAGCGAACGCACGCGTTGTTTTCAATGGTTTCGGTGCAGGGCTCAACTCAGTCCAGATCTCGAATGTTTCACTCAAGCCGGGCGGCAAGATCGGCGGACTCCTAGCGGGTGAATCGCTTTCCGCCGGCAGCATTTCGACCGTGAAAAAGGTGCCCTCTCAAGGGGCAGCCTCCGGGGGACAGGCGCGCGATTGGATACGCTTCCTGATCGGCCGGGACAAGTCCTACTGGGAGGCGATGGAAAACCATGTGAAGCAAACTCTCGGATACAAGGGCATCATGTGGGCGACGATCATCTCCAACAGCCCGCCAAATGCCCAGGCCGGGATGGATGCGATCGACAGCCACTCCTACTGGCAGCATCCTGTCTTCCCCCCTGGCCAGGATTGGAGCCCGGAAGAATGGACTGTCAACAACGCATCGATGGTCAACAACCCGGCGGGAAGCACGCTGGCGGGAGTTGCACGCCAGCGGGTGAAAGGCATGCCCCACAACCTCACCGAGTACCAGCACGCCTCTCCCAACACCTACGGAAGTGAAGGTCCGCTTTTGTCCGCAGCCTATGCAGCCCTGCAGGATTGGGACAGCCTGTGGATGTTCGCGTACACCACGACCACGGCTGAATTTGTGACCGGATTTTTCGACCACGGTGGTCACGCAGGGAAGATGGCCAACAATCTACTGGCTGCCGCGCTCTTCAGGCGTGGAGATGTGGCTCCGGCGCAGAAGGTTGATACGCTGGCCTTCACGCCTGAGACCGAAGTGGAGGCCGCACGCACCAAGGGCGCAGCCTGGAGTGTCGCGGACGGATCACACCTGGGAATCCCAGCCACTTTATTCGCGGTCAATAGGATCGCCCTCGCGATCGGTGAGGCCGCACAGGGGCCGGTCAGCCCGCCTGCCGCGCCGTCGGGCAACGTCCTCACCTCGGACACCGGGGAACTGGTCTGGGACCTGTCGACGAGCAACAAGGGTATTGTAAAAGTGAATACGCCCCGCACCAAGGCGGTGATCGGACATGTCAACGGCCGAACGTTCACGCTCGGTGATGTCACGATCAAGCCGGGCGACACGAGGCAGGATTGGTGCACCATTGGCCTGACGATGCTCGGCGACGGCACCTTCGGCGACAGTTCCTCGGGGCGTGCGCTCCTCGTGGCGACAGGCGATCAAGAAAACACCGGCCAAATTTGGAAATCCACGAGCCGGACCTCCGTGGGTACCAAGTGGGGATCAGCGCCAACCCTTGTCGAGGTGATCCCGGCAACGATCACCCTGCCCTACTCTGCCGGACAGGTGAAGGTTTGGGCGCTCGACGGCACCGGGGCTCGGGGCAACGCCGTGACCGTTCGCGACAGCGGCGGGAAGGCTGAGTTCGACATCGGCAGTTCGGGCGCGACCCTTTGGTATGAACTCGTGATCGGAAGCGGAGACCCGGCCGCGCCCGTGATCACCGTGAACCCATCCCCGCAGGTTACGGCTGCGGGCGCCACAGCCACCTTCACCGTGAGCTACGCTGGGGAGCCGGCGCCCACGTTTCAGTGGTACAAAGACAACGTCGCGATTCCGGGCGCCACGACCGCAACGCTCGCTCTCGCGAACGTCAGCTCCGCGGACATCGCTAACTACCATGTCGTGATCACCAATTCCATGGGCACAGCCACGTCGCTAAAGGCCCGCCTCCTGCTTGCCGGAAGCTTCAATACAACTGACTCAACTCTCGCAAACCTCTCAACGCGATCCCCGGTCGGCAAAGGTGATAATGTGATGATCGCAGGCTTCACCCTTGAAGGTGGCACACGGAAACTGCTTGTGCGGGCCACCGGCCCAAAGCTTGGTTCCTTCGGCGTGCCGGGGACGCTTGCCGATCCCTACCTTGAGATTGTACCTCTCGGAACCAATACCCCCCTGTTCACCAACAATGACTGGTCGTCAACGCTCGCGCCGCTGTTCCCGGTGGTGGGTGCGTTTGGCTGGGATGGATCCCCCAAAGAGTCAGCGGTGCTCGAGTTCATGCCAAATGGGAGCACGACTGCCATTGTGAAAGGCATGGCTGACCAAACTGGCGTCGCGCTGGTGGAGGTGTACGACACAGGTGAAGGCGCGGGACGCGTTCTCAACCTTGCGACCCGCGCAACCGTCGGCGAAGGAGCCAATGCGCTGTTTGTCGGGTTCATGATCAAGGGCGAACATCCCATGAAGCTTCTGATCCGCGGCGTTGGCCCGGGACTGGCCGCCCTTGGTGTGCCTGGCACTGTCGGCGACCCTGTGCTCACTCTCTATCGGATGAATGGAAGCGAACGCACCTTCCTTGCGCGCAATGACCGTTGGTCCCAATGGCCAACCGCGATCGCTCCCGTCGCGTCGACGGTTACGTTTGCCCTTCCGGCGGGAAGCGAAGACGCCGCGATGGTCCTTTGGCTCGAGCCGGGCGTCTATTCAGCCCAGATTGAGGCAAAGCAGAATTCCGGGATCGGAATGGTAGAGGTGTACGAGGTTGATTGA
- a CDS encoding formyltransferase, whose amino-acid sequence MKKPRIVVFAYSEVGYECLRLLIERRDNVVALVTHEDNPSEKIWFKTPAMAAREAGIPVHTPPSVNSPEWVDRIASWKPDLILSFYYRHMISTRILALARLGAFNMHGSLLPKFRGRAPLNWAIVKGASESGMTLHRMVKSADAGAIVDQEAVAIDARDTAEGLFRKVLPLARRVLERQIDALLAGTAPEREQDHAQATYFGARTPADGLIDWTLPSREIFNLIRAVTDPFPGAFTYFGDKRLMVWWAEVRPEPPVATPGTILSTAPLLVATADGALELTRVSWLTDPAQLSVGSHFLTPRP is encoded by the coding sequence ATGAAAAAGCCGCGCATCGTGGTCTTCGCGTATTCGGAAGTCGGATACGAATGCCTGCGACTCCTGATCGAAAGGCGGGACAACGTGGTGGCCCTCGTCACCCACGAGGACAATCCCAGTGAAAAGATCTGGTTCAAGACCCCTGCCATGGCCGCCCGGGAGGCCGGGATTCCGGTCCATACGCCTCCCAGCGTGAACTCCCCCGAATGGGTGGATCGGATCGCATCGTGGAAACCCGACTTGATCCTGTCGTTCTATTACCGGCACATGATAAGCACGCGGATCCTGGCCCTCGCCCGACTGGGTGCCTTCAACATGCACGGATCGCTGCTGCCGAAATTCCGGGGGAGGGCGCCTCTCAACTGGGCGATTGTGAAAGGGGCTTCCGAGTCGGGTATGACCTTGCACCGAATGGTGAAGTCAGCCGATGCCGGCGCCATCGTGGACCAGGAAGCGGTGGCGATAGATGCCAGAGACACGGCGGAAGGGTTGTTCAGGAAAGTCCTGCCGCTTGCTCGCAGGGTGCTTGAACGCCAGATCGATGCTTTACTCGCTGGCACTGCCCCCGAGCGGGAGCAGGACCATGCCCAGGCGACCTATTTTGGCGCCAGGACACCGGCCGACGGCCTCATCGACTGGACGCTCCCTTCGCGGGAGATCTTCAACCTCATCCGTGCGGTCACCGACCCGTTTCCTGGCGCGTTCACTTACTTTGGCGACAAGCGCCTGATGGTGTGGTGGGCGGAGGTGCGCCCGGAACCGCCGGTCGCCACGCCCGGAACCATCCTCTCCACGGCTCCGCTCCTGGTGGCCACGGCTGACGGGGCGCTCGAACTCACCCGCGTCTCCTGGCTCACGGATCCAGCTCAGCTCTCGGTCGGCTCGCACTTTTTAACCCCACGTCCCTAA
- a CDS encoding bifunctional UDP-4-keto-pentose/UDP-xylose synthase, giving the protein MPLKVLILGANGFIGSSLTAAILRLKDWEVYGMDVGSHKLVGLTDHPRFKFVEGDITINREYIEYHVKKCDVVIPLVAIANPAQYVADPLRVFELDFEANLDVVRKAVKYKKRVIFPSTSEVYGMNPDSVLDEETSNMVYGPIEKQRWIYACSKQLMDRVIYAYGVKEGLDYTLFRPFNWIGPKLDNVFEPKEGSSRLFTQFISNVIFKKPIQLVDGGSQSRSFTFINDGVDALLRIIENKDGCASRRIFNIGNPANNISVADLAKIIIEAFKEFPDYREHAEQAKVVNVSSGEYFGKYYQDIHNRVPSIKAAQTHLGWTPKVDLKTAIKLTLDYHLAHKDYELAVPEKH; this is encoded by the coding sequence ATGCCTCTCAAAGTACTTATTCTCGGTGCCAATGGCTTCATCGGAAGCAGCCTCACTGCCGCCATCCTGCGGCTCAAGGACTGGGAGGTCTACGGAATGGACGTCGGCAGTCACAAGCTGGTCGGTCTGACCGATCATCCGCGGTTCAAGTTCGTGGAGGGCGATATCACAATCAATCGCGAGTACATCGAGTATCACGTGAAGAAATGCGACGTGGTCATTCCGCTGGTCGCAATCGCCAATCCCGCCCAATACGTGGCGGATCCCCTCCGGGTGTTCGAGCTCGATTTCGAGGCGAACCTCGACGTCGTTCGAAAGGCGGTGAAGTACAAGAAACGGGTGATCTTCCCGTCAACTTCAGAGGTGTACGGGATGAACCCTGACTCGGTCCTCGATGAGGAGACGAGCAACATGGTGTACGGGCCTATTGAGAAGCAGCGCTGGATCTACGCGTGTTCGAAGCAGCTGATGGATCGTGTCATCTACGCCTACGGCGTGAAGGAGGGCCTCGACTACACGCTATTCCGCCCGTTCAACTGGATTGGACCCAAGCTCGACAATGTGTTCGAGCCCAAGGAAGGGAGCTCCCGGCTCTTCACCCAGTTCATCAGCAACGTCATCTTCAAGAAGCCGATCCAGCTTGTGGACGGAGGGTCGCAGAGTCGCTCGTTCACCTTCATCAACGATGGTGTCGACGCCCTGCTTCGCATCATCGAAAACAAGGACGGCTGCGCGTCGCGCCGGATCTTCAATATTGGCAATCCGGCGAACAACATCTCTGTCGCCGACCTCGCCAAGATCATCATCGAGGCCTTCAAGGAGTTTCCCGACTACCGCGAGCACGCGGAACAGGCGAAGGTCGTCAACGTGTCGTCAGGAGAGTATTTCGGGAAGTATTACCAGGACATCCACAATCGCGTTCCGTCGATCAAGGCCGCTCAAACGCACCTGGGGTGGACGCCGAAGGTTGATCTGAAGACCGCGATCAAGCTGACGCTCGATTATCACCTCGCGCACAAGGACTACGAGTTGGCGGTACCCGAGAAGCATTGA
- a CDS encoding phosphopantetheine-binding protein gives MTKDECKKAVIEIIADIAPDEDLSNLKPDVRLRDQLQLDSMDFLDIVMELRKRHGIEVPEADYMQLASLDSCAEYLTPKFSALGK, from the coding sequence ATGACCAAAGACGAATGCAAAAAGGCGGTGATCGAGATCATTGCCGACATCGCTCCCGATGAGGACCTGAGCAATCTCAAGCCGGACGTCCGCCTGCGCGACCAGCTTCAATTGGACTCGATGGACTTCCTCGACATCGTCATGGAGCTTCGCAAGCGCCATGGCATTGAAGTTCCGGAGGCGGACTACATGCAGCTCGCGTCGCTCGATAGCTGCGCCGAGTACCTCACGCCGAAATTCTCCGCGTTGGGCAAGTAA
- a CDS encoding beta-ketoacyl-[acyl-carrier-protein] synthase family protein, producing MKLSRVVITGIGLTSPNGNSLGEFRRNLLAGVAGVERFDVRYMGNLLAGVCHYDPFRYQKKKEVRVGTRAGSISIYCAREALIDSGVNFEALAKNRIGIYIGCTEHGNVETENEIYNISKFSYDTKYWSHYHNPRTVANNPAGEASLNLGVTGPAYTIGAACAAGNLGLIHATQMLRLGEVDFAICGGVSESIHTFGIFAGFKSQNALASHEDPLKASRPFDKARNGIVISEGGCLYTLERLEDAVARGAKIYGEVAGYCVNSDASDYVLPNPVRQAECVRMAVAHAGLQPADIHLVSTHATATPLGDIQECQALGDVFRDCPETHINNTKSFIGHAMGAAGALELAGNLPSFEDLTVHPTINVDDLDPQCALPGLVINQPKVVKRVDAILNNSFGMLGINSALIIKRYVA from the coding sequence ATGAAGCTCTCCCGGGTCGTCATCACAGGCATCGGTCTGACTTCGCCCAATGGCAATTCCTTGGGCGAGTTTCGCCGCAACCTGCTTGCTGGAGTCGCTGGTGTGGAACGATTTGACGTGCGATACATGGGGAATCTCCTGGCTGGAGTGTGCCACTACGACCCCTTTCGGTATCAGAAGAAAAAGGAGGTTCGTGTGGGAACGCGCGCCGGCTCCATTTCGATCTACTGCGCACGTGAAGCGTTGATTGACAGCGGGGTCAATTTCGAGGCCCTGGCCAAGAATCGGATCGGCATTTACATCGGTTGCACCGAACACGGCAACGTCGAGACTGAGAACGAGATCTACAATATCTCAAAGTTCAGTTACGACACCAAGTATTGGTCCCATTACCATAATCCCCGAACGGTTGCCAATAATCCGGCGGGCGAGGCATCCCTAAACCTGGGAGTGACTGGACCGGCCTACACCATTGGCGCCGCCTGTGCTGCAGGGAATCTAGGCCTCATTCATGCCACCCAGATGCTGCGGCTTGGGGAAGTCGATTTTGCCATTTGCGGCGGCGTTAGTGAGAGCATTCATACGTTCGGTATTTTTGCGGGATTCAAGAGTCAGAACGCCCTGGCAAGCCACGAGGATCCGCTCAAGGCGAGTCGTCCCTTCGACAAGGCACGCAATGGCATCGTGATATCCGAGGGAGGCTGCCTGTACACGCTCGAGCGGCTTGAGGATGCCGTGGCGCGCGGCGCGAAGATTTACGGTGAAGTGGCGGGTTACTGCGTCAATTCCGACGCCTCCGACTATGTTCTGCCAAATCCTGTCCGCCAGGCCGAATGTGTGCGCATGGCTGTCGCCCATGCTGGCCTGCAACCCGCTGATATTCATTTGGTGAGCACCCACGCCACCGCCACGCCGCTCGGCGACATCCAGGAGTGCCAGGCCCTTGGCGACGTGTTTCGCGATTGTCCCGAGACCCACATCAACAACACCAAGAGTTTCATCGGCCATGCCATGGGAGCCGCCGGGGCGCTTGAACTCGCCGGCAATCTGCCTTCCTTTGAGGATCTGACCGTTCACCCGACAATCAATGTGGATGACCTCGATCCCCAGTGTGCGCTCCCGGGGCTCGTGATCAATCAGCCGAAGGTGGTGAAACGGGTTGACGCCATTTTGAACAATTCGTTCGGTATGCTTGGCATCAATTCTGCGCTGATCATCAAGCGCTACGTTGCCTGA